A genome region from Erigeron canadensis isolate Cc75 chromosome 3, C_canadensis_v1, whole genome shotgun sequence includes the following:
- the LOC122593450 gene encoding pentatricopeptide repeat-containing protein At3g22670, mitochondrial, whose protein sequence is MYARMMNSRSKLYMINRCCSRSKVGSSINKVCDFLSTSFSTLNESPKNDRNDDPLQVTESPELPIWVKLSETDTLVTKTAEEDFLLPSVSDWIEGYKHNDTKLHDKTTVSNNTADTDVKKITKVLFMHFESVDSVVKALNESDFTASEHLVVQMLKRFDNNWKSAYGVFTWAESQMGVKLSPDTYDLLVDSLGKSKNFDLVWKVVEKMVGIGENYVTINTMAKVIRRLTKAGLHEEAIDAFRRINQFGVKKDLAALNLLVDALAKDKNVELANDIFVEFKKEIPPNSHTFNVLIHGWSKARKLGKALATMEEMKEHGILPDVISYTSIIEAYCSEKDFRKVDQILEEMEEKGCPPNIVTYTIVMLALGKAKEFDEALKVYEKMKSSNIVFDAPFYSSLIYILSRADRVKDAREVFDEMPVQGIKRDTETYNAMITCLCNLSQEEDALKLLHEMEKSGVRPDFDTYSPLLKMCLKLKRMKVLSFLLSHMLENNVSVGLGMYSLLVRGLCKNGKLKHACLVLEDAVMRGFVPYDTMFKVLETELEKQGMSMEKKRIQELRPKNAGSTDNLEV, encoded by the coding sequence ATGTATGCTAGAATGATGAACTCAAGATCAAAGCTTTACATGATAAATAGGTGTTGTTCAAGGTCAAAAGTTGGGTCAAGTATAAACAAAGTTTGTGACTTTTTAAGCACTTCATTCTCTACCTTGAACGAATCACCAAAAAATGATAGAAATGATGATCCATTACAAGTAACCGAATCACCTGAACTTCCAATATGGGTTAAACTTTCAGAAACCGATACTTTAGTCACAAAAACCGCCGAAGAAGATTTCTTGCTCCCTTCAGTTTCTGACTGGATTGAGGGTTATAAACATAATGACACCAAATTACACGATAAAACCACCGTAAGCAACAACACCGCCGATACTGATGTAAAGAAGATAACCAAAGTGTTATTTATGCATTTTGAATCAGTTGATTCTGTTGTGAAAGCTTTAAATGAATCTGATTTTACTGCATCTGAACACTTGGTTGTTCAAATGCTGAAAAGATTCGATAATAACTGGAAATCGGCTTATGGGGTGTTTACTTGGGCTGAATCGCAAATGGGTGTCAAGCTGTCGCCTGATACATATGACTTGTTGGTTGATTCTTTGGGGAAATCAAAAAATTTTGATCTTGTGTGGAAAGTAGTGGAAAAAATGGTTGGTATTGGCGAAAATTATGTAACGATAAACACTATGGCAAAGGTCATTAGAAGGCTCACAAAGGCAGGACTGCATGAAGAAGCGATAGATGCATTTAGAAGAATCAATCAATTTGGGGTTAAGAAAGATCTTGCAGCGTTGAATCTTTTGGTTGATGCACTAGCGAAAGACAAGAACGTTGAGCTTGCAAATGATATTTTTGTTGAGTTTAAGAAAGAAATTCCTCCAAATTCGCATACTTTTAATGTGTTGATCCATGGTTGGTCCAAAGCTCGGAAACTTGGAAAGGCTTTAGCGACCATGGAAGAGATGAAGGAGCACGGGATTCTTCCTGATGTTATCTCGTATACCTCTATAATAGAGGCTTATTGTAGTGAAAAAGATTTTAGAAAAGTTGATCAAATTCTTGAAGAAATGGAAGAAAAAGGGTGTCCTCCCAATATTGTCACGTATACTATTGTAATGCTTGCGCTCGGGAAAGCGAAGGAATTTGATGAGGCTTTAAAGGTTTATGAGAAAATGAAGTCAAGTAATATTGTCTTTGATGCACCGTTTTACAGCTCTTTAATCTACATCTTATCGAGAGCCGATAGAGTAAAGGATGCACgtgaagtttttgatgaaatgccCGTACAAGGAATTAAACGTGACACAGAAACGTATAACGCTATGATAACTTGTTTGTGTAACCTGAGTCAAGAAGAGGATGCGCTTAAGCTGCTACATGAAATGGAAAAGAGTGGTGTCCGGCCTGATTTTGACACTTACTCACCGTTATTAAAGATGTGTTTAAAGTTGAAAAGAATGAAGGTGCTTTCTTTCTTGTTGAGTCATATGTTAGAGAATAACGTTAGTGTAGGACTGGGGATGTATAGCCTTTTGGTTCGTGGGTTATGTAAGAACGGGAAGCTTAAACATGCTTGCTTGGTTTTGGAAGACGCGGTTATGAGAGGGTTTGTACCGTATGATACAATGTTTAAAGTGCTGGAGACTGAGCTTGAAAAACAGGGAATGAGCATGGAAAAGAAGAGGATTCAAGAACTCAGACCAAAAAATGCTGGTTCTACTGATAATCTGGAGGTATAG
- the LOC122591144 gene encoding auxin response factor 3 isoform X2, whose product MMCGLIDLNTVNEDTDEVSMSSSSSNISGSGSPELSPAVGSGSTPVVCCLELWHACAGPLISLPKKGNAVVYFPQGHLEQLQSASDCANSGDFGLPPHVFCRVLDVKLHAEGGTDDVYAQVSLIQDPQLEQKWREGGRGADEEENEVAEKSMTPHMFCKTLTASDTSTHGGFSVPRRAAEDCFPPLDYKQPRPSQELVAKDLHGTEWKFRHIYRGQPRRHLLTTGWSAFVNKKKLVCGDAVLFLRGDDGVLRLGIRRASQVKVSSSLPAFCSRQLNDFDFGTVVNSISQRSSFTVCYNPRGGLSEFIVPYTQFLNCLANPFPPGMRFKMRAETDDAGDRRSTGIIIGLNDIDPSRWLGSKWRCLTVRWDCMEVTRPNRVSPWEIERCSSVSDIGSFVSPISKRTRTDRSTGASDFGESVGFHKVLQGQEIYGFYRSSEASPLGHGIRNQMSVGFGESLGFNRVLQGQEMISNLQYGERVPSSGNIWTNMSSSSSPSSVLRFQQAYSHHAPNAYPIHYADSMKPLNGQKHQDFFSPMKSQQEEPVLTSKNSCRLFGFSLTEGSNGTKSSCGQNGEDRVHPIGPVVNTKVGGSCINERVHQWYRPSDGFLQGL is encoded by the exons ATGATGTGTGGTTTAATTGATTTGAACACGGTCAACGAAGATACAGATGAAGTTTCAAtgtcttcttcatcttcaaacATTTCCGGTTCTGGGTCGCCGGAATTGTCGCCGGCTGTGGGTTCTGGGTCTACTCCGGTAGTGTGTTGTTTGGAGTTATGGCATGCTTGTGCAGGACCTTTAATATCTTTACCAAAGAAAGGAAACGCCGTCGTTTACTTCCCTCAGGGCCACCTTGAGCAACTACAATCCGCCAGTGACTGTGCCAACTCCGGCGACTTTGGTCTTCCACCTCATGTGTTTTGCAGAGTTCTTGATGTCAAGCTTCAT gCTGAGGGTGGGACTGATGATGTTTATGCTCAAGTTTCATTGATTCAAGATCCTCAG CTGGAGCAAAAATGGCGTGAAGGTGGGCGTGGAGCAGACGAAGAGGAAAATGAAGTGGCTGAAAAGTCAATGACGCCACATATGTTTTGCAAGACCCTCACTGCCTCTGATACAAGCACTCATGGAGGATTCTCAGTCCCACGTAGGGCTGCCGAGGACTGCTTTCCGCCCCTG GATTATAAACAGCCGAGGCCTTCACAGGAACTTGTAGCTAAAGATCTTCATGGGACTGAATGGAAATTCCGTCATATCTACAGAG GGCAGCCGAGAAGGCATTTGCTTACAACCGGTTGGAGCGCATTTGTCAACAAGAAAAAGCTTGTATGTGGAGATGCGGTTCTATTTTTAAG AGGTGATGATGGAGTACTGAGGTTGGGCATCCGAAGAGCCTCACAAGTGAAAGTTTCTTCCAGTTTACCAGCATTTTGTAGTCGACAATTAAATGACTTTGACTTTGGCACTGTGGTCAATTCTATATCTCAAAGAAGCTCGTTCACTGTTTGTTACAATCCGAG GGGTGGCTTATCGGAGTTCATAGTGCCGTATACACAATTTCTGAATTGTCTTGCTAATCCGTTCCCTCCCGGAATGAGGTTTAAGATGCGGGCTGAAACAGATGATGCAGGAGACCGGAG GTCTACAGGTATCATTATCGGGCTTAATGATATTGATCCTTCTAGGTGGCTTGGATCGAAATGGAGGTGCCTAACG GTAAGGTGGGACTGTATGGAAGTTACAAGGCCAAATAGAGTTTCTCCATGGGAGATCGAGCGATGTAGTTCGGTTTCAGATATTGGAAGCTTTGTGTCACCCATATCAAAGAGGACACGGACTG ATCGGTCAACTGGAGCATCAGACTTCGGGGAATCAGTGGGATTCCACAAGGTCTTGCAAGGTCAAGAAATATACGGTTTTTACCGTTCTTCTGAAGCATCTCCATTAGGGCATGGCATCAGAAACCAAATGAGTGTAGGCTTTGGTGAATCTTTAGGATTCAATAGGGTCTTGCAAGGTCAAGAAATGATTTCAAATCTACAATATGGTGAAAGGGTACCCAGTTCTGGGAATATATGGACTAACatgtcatcatcatcttcaccaTCATCTGTTTTACGGTTCCAGCAAGCATACAGCCATCATGCTCCTAACGCTTATCCTATACATTATGCTGATAGTATGAAGCCGTTAAATGGTCAAAAGCATCAAGATTTCTTTAGTCCAATGAAAAGTCAGCAAGAAGAACCAGTTTTGACTTCTAAGAATAGTTGCAGACTCTTTGGCTTCTCATTGACTGAAGGAAGTAATGGTACAAAATCTTCTTGCGGACAAAATGGCGAGGATCGAGTCCATCCAATAGGTCCCGTTGTGAACACAAAAGTTGGAGGAAGTTGTATCAAT GAGAGGGTTCATCAGTGGTATCGGCCAAGTGATGGTTTTTTACAAGGATTGTGA
- the LOC122594336 gene encoding glutaredoxin-C9-like gives MQTNTTSLNNTRNDVSKLVTENAVIVFGQRGCCMCHVVKLLLLGLGVNPTIFAVDEDDVSKVIGQLSKLSSGDGKVVVEELPVVYVGGKLFGGLNRLMETHITGELVPILKEAKALWL, from the coding sequence ATGCAAACAAATACTACAAGtttaaataatactcgtaatgaTGTTAGCAAATTAGTGACAGAAAACGCCGTTATTGTGTTTGGTCAACGTGGGTGTTGCATGTGTCATGTTGTAAAGCTTTTGTTATTAGGATTAGGTGTCAACCCAACAATCTTTGCcgttgatgaagatgatgtgTCTAAGGTTATCGGTCAGCTATCGAAATTATCATCCGGTGACGGAAAGGTGGTAGTAGAGGAGTTGCCGGTGGTGTATGTTGGTGGCAAGTTGTTTGGTGGATTAAATAGATTAATGGAGACACATATTACCGGTGAATTGGTTCCTATTTTGAAGGAAGCTAAAGCTCTATGGCTTTGA
- the LOC122591144 gene encoding auxin response factor 3 isoform X1 gives MMCGLIDLNTVNEDTDEVSMSSSSSNISGSGSPELSPAVGSGSTPVVCCLELWHACAGPLISLPKKGNAVVYFPQGHLEQLQSASDCANSGDFGLPPHVFCRVLDVKLHAEGGTDDVYAQVSLIQDPQLEQKWREGGRGADEEENEVAEKSMTPHMFCKTLTASDTSTHGGFSVPRRAAEDCFPPLDYKQPRPSQELVAKDLHGTEWKFRHIYRGQPRRHLLTTGWSAFVNKKKLVCGDAVLFLRGDDGVLRLGIRRASQVKVSSSLPAFCSRQLNDFDFGTVVNSISQRSSFTVCYNPRGGLSEFIVPYTQFLNCLANPFPPGMRFKMRAETDDAGDRRSTGIIIGLNDIDPSRWLGSKWRCLTVRWDCMEVTRPNRVSPWEIERCSSVSDIGSFVSPISKRTRTGFPVLNDRSTGASDFGESVGFHKVLQGQEIYGFYRSSEASPLGHGIRNQMSVGFGESLGFNRVLQGQEMISNLQYGERVPSSGNIWTNMSSSSSPSSVLRFQQAYSHHAPNAYPIHYADSMKPLNGQKHQDFFSPMKSQQEEPVLTSKNSCRLFGFSLTEGSNGTKSSCGQNGEDRVHPIGPVVNTKVGGSCINERVHQWYRPSDGFLQGL, from the exons ATGATGTGTGGTTTAATTGATTTGAACACGGTCAACGAAGATACAGATGAAGTTTCAAtgtcttcttcatcttcaaacATTTCCGGTTCTGGGTCGCCGGAATTGTCGCCGGCTGTGGGTTCTGGGTCTACTCCGGTAGTGTGTTGTTTGGAGTTATGGCATGCTTGTGCAGGACCTTTAATATCTTTACCAAAGAAAGGAAACGCCGTCGTTTACTTCCCTCAGGGCCACCTTGAGCAACTACAATCCGCCAGTGACTGTGCCAACTCCGGCGACTTTGGTCTTCCACCTCATGTGTTTTGCAGAGTTCTTGATGTCAAGCTTCAT gCTGAGGGTGGGACTGATGATGTTTATGCTCAAGTTTCATTGATTCAAGATCCTCAG CTGGAGCAAAAATGGCGTGAAGGTGGGCGTGGAGCAGACGAAGAGGAAAATGAAGTGGCTGAAAAGTCAATGACGCCACATATGTTTTGCAAGACCCTCACTGCCTCTGATACAAGCACTCATGGAGGATTCTCAGTCCCACGTAGGGCTGCCGAGGACTGCTTTCCGCCCCTG GATTATAAACAGCCGAGGCCTTCACAGGAACTTGTAGCTAAAGATCTTCATGGGACTGAATGGAAATTCCGTCATATCTACAGAG GGCAGCCGAGAAGGCATTTGCTTACAACCGGTTGGAGCGCATTTGTCAACAAGAAAAAGCTTGTATGTGGAGATGCGGTTCTATTTTTAAG AGGTGATGATGGAGTACTGAGGTTGGGCATCCGAAGAGCCTCACAAGTGAAAGTTTCTTCCAGTTTACCAGCATTTTGTAGTCGACAATTAAATGACTTTGACTTTGGCACTGTGGTCAATTCTATATCTCAAAGAAGCTCGTTCACTGTTTGTTACAATCCGAG GGGTGGCTTATCGGAGTTCATAGTGCCGTATACACAATTTCTGAATTGTCTTGCTAATCCGTTCCCTCCCGGAATGAGGTTTAAGATGCGGGCTGAAACAGATGATGCAGGAGACCGGAG GTCTACAGGTATCATTATCGGGCTTAATGATATTGATCCTTCTAGGTGGCTTGGATCGAAATGGAGGTGCCTAACG GTAAGGTGGGACTGTATGGAAGTTACAAGGCCAAATAGAGTTTCTCCATGGGAGATCGAGCGATGTAGTTCGGTTTCAGATATTGGAAGCTTTGTGTCACCCATATCAAAGAGGACACGGACTGGTTTTCCCGTTCTTAATG ATCGGTCAACTGGAGCATCAGACTTCGGGGAATCAGTGGGATTCCACAAGGTCTTGCAAGGTCAAGAAATATACGGTTTTTACCGTTCTTCTGAAGCATCTCCATTAGGGCATGGCATCAGAAACCAAATGAGTGTAGGCTTTGGTGAATCTTTAGGATTCAATAGGGTCTTGCAAGGTCAAGAAATGATTTCAAATCTACAATATGGTGAAAGGGTACCCAGTTCTGGGAATATATGGACTAACatgtcatcatcatcttcaccaTCATCTGTTTTACGGTTCCAGCAAGCATACAGCCATCATGCTCCTAACGCTTATCCTATACATTATGCTGATAGTATGAAGCCGTTAAATGGTCAAAAGCATCAAGATTTCTTTAGTCCAATGAAAAGTCAGCAAGAAGAACCAGTTTTGACTTCTAAGAATAGTTGCAGACTCTTTGGCTTCTCATTGACTGAAGGAAGTAATGGTACAAAATCTTCTTGCGGACAAAATGGCGAGGATCGAGTCCATCCAATAGGTCCCGTTGTGAACACAAAAGTTGGAGGAAGTTGTATCAAT GAGAGGGTTCATCAGTGGTATCGGCCAAGTGATGGTTTTTTACAAGGATTGTGA